The following are encoded together in the Elaeis guineensis chloroplast, complete genome genome:
- the rpl22 gene encoding 50S ribosomal protein L22 — translation MIKNWSSGREKNREIKVLTQHICMSVLKAQRVIDQIRGRSYEETLMILELMPYRASYPILQLVYSAAANANHNMGLNEADSFISKAEVNRSAIVKRLRPRARGHSYPIKKPTCHITIVLKEKSKSFFFLDQSI, via the coding sequence ATGATAAAGAACTGGAGTTCAGGTAGAGAAAAAAATAGAGAAATAAAAGTTTTAACTCAACATATATGTATGTCTGTTTTAAAAGCGCAAAGAGTAATTGATCAGATTCGCGGACGTTCCTATGAGGAAACACTTATGATACTGGAACTCATGCCTTATCGAGCATCTTATCCAATTTTACAATTAGTTTATTCTGCAGCAGCAAACGCTAATCATAATATGGGTTTGAACGAAGCTGATTCATTCATTAGTAAAGCCGAAGTCAATAGGAGTGCTATTGTGAAAAGGTTAAGACCTCGGGCTCGGGGACATAGTTATCCGATAAAAAAACCCACTTGTCATATAACAATTGTATTAAAGGAAAAATCTAAATCATTTTTTTTTTTAGATCAATCAATCTAA
- the rps19 gene encoding ribosomal protein S19: MTRSLKKNPFVANHLAGKIEKLNMREEKEIIVTWSRASTIIPTMIGHTIAIHNGKENLPIYITDRMVGHKLGEFAPTLTFARHARNDNKSRR; encoded by the coding sequence GTGACACGTTCACTAAAAAAAAATCCTTTTGTAGCTAATCATTTAGCGGGAAAAATTGAAAAACTCAACATGAGGGAGGAGAAAGAAATAATAGTAACTTGGTCTCGGGCATCTACCATTATACCCACAATGATTGGCCATACAATCGCTATTCATAATGGAAAGGAAAATTTACCTATTTATATAACAGATCGTATGGTAGGTCACAAATTGGGAGAATTCGCGCCTACTCTGACTTTCGCGAGACATGCAAGAAACGACAATAAATCTCGTCGTTAA
- the rpl2 gene encoding ribosomal protein L2 codes for MAIHLYKTSTPSTRNGAVDSQVKSNPRNNLIYGQHRCGKGRNARGIITARHRGGGHKRLYRKIDFRRNEKDISGRIVTIEYDPNRNAYICLIHYGDGEKRYILHPRGAIIGDTIVSGTEVPISMGNALPLTDMPLGTAIHNIEITLGKGGQLARAAGAVAKLIAKEGKSATLRLPSGEVRLISKNCLATVGQVGNVGVNQKSLGRAGSKCWLGKRPVVRGVVMNPVDHPHGGGEGRAPIGRKKPTTPWGYPALGRRSRKRKKYSDSFILRRRK; via the exons ACGGCGATACATTTATACAAAACTTCTACCCCGAGCACACGCAATGGAGCCGTAGACAGTCAAGTGAAATCCAATCCACGAAATAATTTGATCTATGGACAGCATCGTTGTGGTAAAGGTCGTAATGCCAGAGGAATCATTACCGCAAGGCATAGAGGGGGAGGTCATAAGCGCCTATACCGTAAAATCGATTTTCGACGGAATGAAAAAGACATATCCGGTAGAATCGTAACCATAGAATACGACCCTAATCGAAATGCATACATTTGTCTCATACACTATGGGGATGGTGAGAAGAGATATATTTTACATCCCAGAGGGGCTATAATTGGAGATACCATTGTTTCTGGTACAGAAGTTCCTATATCAATGGGAAATGCCCTACCTTTGA CCGATATGCCCTTAGGCACGGCCATACATAACATAGAAATCACACTTGGAAAGGGTGGACAATTAGCTAGAGCAGCAGGTGCTGTAGCGAAACTGATTGCAAAAGAGGGTAAATCGGCCACATTAAGATTACCATCTGGGGAGGTCCGTTTGATATCCAAAAACTGCTTAGCAACAGTCGGACAAGTGGGTAATGTTGGGGTGAACCAAAAAAGTTTGGGTAGAGCCGGATCTAAGTGTTGGCTAGGTAAGCGTCCTGTAGTAAGAGGAGTAGTTATGAACCCTGTAGACCATCCCCATGGGGGCGGTGAAGGGAGAGCCCCAATTGGTAGAAAAAAACCCACAACCCCTTGGGGTTATCCTGCGCTTGGAAGAAGAAGTAGGAAAAGGAAAAAATATAGTGATAGTTTTATTCTTCGTCGCCGTAAATAG
- the rpl23 gene encoding ribosomal protein L23 yields MDGIKYAVFTEKSIRLLGNNQYTSNVESGSTRTEIKHWVELFFGVKVIAMNSYRLPGKGRRMGPIMGHTMHYRRMIITLQPGYSIPPLIEKRT; encoded by the coding sequence ATGGATGGAATCAAATATGCAGTATTTACAGAAAAAAGTATTCGGTTATTGGGGAACAATCAATATACTTCTAATGTCGAATCAGGATCAACTAGGACAGAAATAAAGCATTGGGTCGAACTCTTCTTTGGTGTCAAGGTAATAGCTATGAATAGTTATCGACTCCCGGGAAAGGGTAGAAGAATGGGACCTATTATGGGACATACAATGCATTACAGACGTATGATCATTACGCTTCAACCGGGTTATTCTATTCCACCTCTTATAGAGAAAAGAACTTAA
- the ycf2 gene encoding hypothetical protein RF2 yields MKGHQFKSWIFELREILREIKNSHYFLDSWIKFDSVGSFTHIFFHQERFMKLFDPRIWSILLSRDSRGSTSNRYFTIKGVVLLVVAVLISRINNRKMVERKNLYLMGLLPIPILPIPMNSIGPRNETLEESFWSSNINRLIVSLLYLPKGKKISESCFMDPQESTWVLPINKKCIMPESNRSSRWWRNRIGKKRDSSCKISNETVAGIEISFKEKDSKYLEFLFLSYTDDPIRKDHDWELFDRLSPRKKRNIINLNSGQLFEILGKDLICYLMSAFREKRPIEGEVFFKQQGAEATIQSNDIEHVSHLFSRNKWGISLQNCAQFHMWQFRQDLFVSWGKNQHESDFLRNVSRENLIWLDNVWLVNKDRFFSKVRNVLSNIQYDSTRSIFVQVRDSSQLKGSSDQSIDHFDSIRNEDSEYHTLIDQTEIQQLKERSILLDPSFLQTERTEIESDRFPKCLFGSSSMSRLFTEREKQMNNHLLPEEIEEFLGNPTRSIRSFFSDRWSELHLGSNPTERSTRDQKFLKKKQDVSFVPSRRSENKEMVDIFKIITYLQNTASIHPISSDPGCDMVPKDEPDMDSSNKISFLKKNPFFDLFHLFHDRNKGGYTLHHDFESEERFQEMADLFTLSITEPDLVYHRGFAFSIDSYGLDQKKFLNEVFNSRDESKKKSLLVLPPLFYEENESFYRRIRKKSVRIYCGNDLEDPKLKTAVFASNNIMEAVNQYRLIRNLIQIQYSTYGYIRNVSNRFFLMNRSDRNFEYGIQRDRIGNDTLNHITIMKYTINQHLSNLKKSQKKWFDPLISRTERSMNRDPDAYRYKCSNGSKNFQEHLEHFVSEQKNRFQVVFNRLRINQYSIDWSEAIDKQDLSKSLLFLSKSLPFLSKSLPLFFVSIGNIPIHRSEIHIYELKGPNDQLCNQLLESIGVQIVHLNKLKPFLFLLDDHDTSQRPKFLINGGTILPFLFKKIPKWMIDSFHTRNNRRKSFDNTDSYFSMISQDRDNWLNPVKPFHRSSLISSFYKANRLRFLNDPHHFWFYCNKRFPFYVEKTRINNYDLTYGQFLNILFIRNKIFSLCVGKKKHIFLERETISPIESRVSDIFIPKDFPQSGDETYNLYKSFHFRSDPFVRRAIYSIADISATPLTEEQIVNFERTYCQPLSDMNLSDSEGKNLYQYLSFNSNMGLIHTPCSEKYLPSGKRKKRSLCLKKCVEKRQMYRIFQRDSAFSNLSKWNLFQTYMPWFLTSTGCKYLNFTLLDTFSDPSPILSSSQKFVSIFHDIMHGSAWPIPQKILPRWTLISEISSKCLQNLLLSEEMIHRNNESPVPLIWTHLRSTNAREFLYSILFLLLVAGYLVRIHLLFVSRASSELQTELEKIKSLMIPSYMIELRKLLDRYPTSELNSFWLKNLLLVALEQLGDSLEEIRGSASGGNMLLGGGPAYGVKSIRSKKKYLNINLIDLISIIPNPINRITFSRNTRHLSRTSKEIYSLIRKRKNVNGDWIDDKIESWVANSDSIDDEEREFLVQFSTLTTEKRQILLSLTHSDHLSKNDSGYQMIEQPGSIYLRYLVDIHKKYLMNYEFNRSCLAERRIFLAHYQTITYSQTSCGANSFHFPSHGKPFSLRLALSPSRGILVIGSIGTGRSYLVKYLTTNSYVPFITVFPNKFLDDKPKGYLIDDIDIDDSDDIDIDDSDDIDIDDSDDIDDDLDTELLTMTNVLTMYMTPKIDRFDITLQFELAKAMSPCIIWIPNIHDLYVNESNYLSLGLLENYLSRDCERCSTRNILVIASTHIPQKVDPALIAPNKLNTCIKIRRLLIPQQRKHFFILSYTRGFHLEKKMFHTNVFGSITMGSNARDLVVLINEALSISITQKKSIIETNTIRSALHRQTWDLRSQVRSVQDHGILFYQIGRAVAQNVLLSNCPIDPISIYMKKKSCKEGDSYLYKWYFELGTSMKKLTILLYLLSCSAGSVAQDLWSSPGPDEKNWITSYGFVENDSDLVHGLLEVESALVGSLRTEKDCSQFDNNRVTLLLRSEPRNQLDMMQNGSCSIVDQRFLYEKYESEFEEGEGAVDPQQIEEDLFNHIVWAPRIWRPCGNLFDCIERPTELGFPYWGGSFRGKRIIYHKEDELQENDSEFLQSGTMQYQTRDRSSKEEGFFRISQFIWDPADPFFFLFKDQPFVSVFSRREFFADEEMSKGLITYQTNPPTSIYKRWFIKNTQEKHFELLIHRQRWLRTNSSLSNGSFRSNTLSESYQYLSNLFLSNGTLLDQMTKTLLRKRWLFPDEMKHLIHVTGERFPIP; encoded by the coding sequence ATGAAAGGACATCAATTCAAATCCTGGATCTTCGAATTGAGAGAGATATTGAGAGAGATCAAGAATTCTCACTATTTCTTAGATTCATGGATCAAATTCGATTCAGTGGGATCTTTCACTCACATTTTTTTCCACCAAGAACGTTTTATGAAACTCTTTGACCCCCGAATTTGGAGTATCCTACTTTCACGTGATTCACGGGGTTCAACAAGCAATCGATATTTCACGATCAAAGGTGTAGTACTGCTTGTAGTAGCGGTCCTTATATCTCGTATTAACAATCGAAAGATGGTCGAAAGAAAAAATCTCTATTTGATGGGGCTTCTTCCTATACCTATTCTTCCTATACCTATGAATTCCATTGGACCCAGAAATGAGACATTGGAAGAATCTTTTTGGTCTTCCAATATCAATAGGTTGATCGTTTCGCTCCTGTATCTTCCAAAAGGGAAAAAGATTTCTGAGAGTTGTTTCATGGATCCGCAAGAGAGTACTTGGGTTCTCCCAATAAATAAAAAGTGTATCATGCCTGAATCTAACCGGAGTTCGCGGTGGTGGAGGAACCGGATCGGAAAAAAGAGGGATTCTAGTTGTAAGATATCTAATGAAACCGTAGCTGGAATTGAGATCTCATTCAAAGAGAAAGATAGCAAATATCTGGAGTTTCTTTTTTTATCCTATACGGATGATCCGATCCGCAAGGACCATGATTGGGAATTGTTTGATCGTCTTTCTCCGAGGAAGAAGCGAAACATAATCAACTTGAATTCGGGACAGCTATTCGAAATCTTAGGGAAAGACTTGATTTGTTATCTCATGTCTGCTTTTCGTGAAAAAAGACCAATTGAAGGGGAGGTTTTCTTCAAACAACAAGGAGCTGAGGCAACTATTCAATCAAATGATATTGAGCATGTTTCCCATCTCTTCTCGAGAAACAAGTGGGGTATTTCTTTGCAAAATTGTGCTCAATTTCATATGTGGCAATTCCGCCAAGATCTCTTCGTTAGTTGGGGGAAGAATCAGCACGAATCGGATTTTTTGAGGAACGTATCGAGAGAGAATTTGATTTGGTTAGACAATGTGTGGTTGGTAAACAAGGATCGGTTTTTTAGCAAGGTACGGAATGTATTGTCAAATATTCAATATGATTCCACAAGATCTATTTTCGTTCAAGTAAGGGATTCTAGCCAATTGAAAGGATCTTCTGATCAATCCATAGATCATTTCGATTCCATTAGAAATGAGGATTCGGAATATCACACATTGATCGATCAAACAGAGATTCAGCAACTAAAAGAAAGATCGATTCTTTTGGATCCTTCCTTTCTTCAAACGGAACGAACAGAGATAGAATCAGATCGATTCCCGAAATGCCTTTTTGGATCTTCCTCAATGTCCCGGCTATTCACGGAACGTGAGAAGCAGATGAATAATCATCTGCTTCCGGAAGAAATCGAAGAATTTCTTGGGAATCCTACAAGATCAATTCGTTCTTTTTTCTCTGACAGATGGTCAGAACTTCATCTGGGTTCGAATCCTACTGAGAGGTCCACTAGAGATCAGAAATTTTTGAAGAAAAAACAAGATGTTTCTTTTGTCCCTTCCAGGCGATCGGAAAATAAAGAAATGGTTGATATATTCAAGATAATTACGTATTTACAAAATACCGCCTCAATTCATCCTATTTCATCAGATCCGGGATGTGATATGGTTCCGAAGGATGAACCGGATATGGACAGTTCCAATAAGATTTCATTCTTGAAAAAAAATCCATTTTTTGATTTATTTCATCTATTCCATGACCGGAACAAAGGGGGATACACGTTACACCACGATTTTGAATCAGAAGAGAGATTTCAAGAAATGGCAGATCTATTCACTCTATCAATAACCGAGCCGGATCTGGTGTATCATAGGGGATTTGCCTTTTCTATTGATTCCTACGGGTTGGATCAAAAAAAATTCTTGAATGAGGTATTCAACTCCAGAGATGAATCGAAAAAGAAATCTTTATTGGTTCTACCTCCTCTTTTTTATGAAGAGAATGAATCTTTTTATCGAAGGATCAGAAAAAAATCGGTCCGGATCTACTGCGGGAATGATTTGGAAGATCCAAAACTAAAAACAGCGGTATTTGCTAGCAACAACATAATGGAGGCAGTCAATCAATATAGATTGATCCGAAATCTGATTCAAATCCAATATAGCACCTATGGGTACATAAGAAATGTATCGAATCGATTCTTTTTAATGAATAGATCCGATCGCAACTTCGAATATGGAATTCAAAGGGATCGAATAGGAAATGATACTCTGAATCATATAACTATAATGAAATATACGATCAACCAACATTTATCGAATTTGAAAAAGAGTCAGAAGAAATGGTTTGATCCTCTTATTTCTCGAACCGAGAGATCCATGAATCGGGATCCTGATGCATATAGATACAAATGTTCCAATGGGAGCAAGAATTTCCAGGAACATTTGGAACATTTCGTTTCTGAACAGAAGAACCGTTTTCAAGTAGTGTTCAATCGATTACGTATTAATCAATATTCGATTGATTGGTCCGAGGCTATCGACAAACAAGATTTGTCCAAGTCACTTCTCTTTTTGTCCAAGTCACTTCCCTTTTTGTCCAAGTCACTTCCCCTTTTCTTTGTGAGTATCGGGAATATCCCCATTCATAGGTCCGAGATCCACATCTATGAATTGAAAGGTCCGAATGATCAACTCTGCAATCAGTTGTTAGAATCAATAGGTGTTCAAATCGTTCATTTGAATAAATTGAAACCCTTTTTATTTTTATTGGATGATCATGATACTTCCCAAAGACCGAAATTCTTGATCAATGGAGGAACAATATTACCATTTTTGTTCAAAAAGATACCAAAGTGGATGATTGACTCATTCCATACTAGAAATAATCGCAGGAAATCCTTTGATAACACGGATTCCTATTTCTCAATGATATCCCAGGATCGAGACAATTGGCTGAATCCCGTGAAACCATTTCATAGAAGTTCATTGATATCTTCTTTTTATAAAGCAAATCGACTTCGATTCCTGAATGATCCACATCACTTCTGGTTCTATTGTAACAAAAGATTCCCTTTTTATGTGGAAAAGACCCGTATCAATAATTATGATCTTACATATGGACAATTCCTCAATATCTTGTTCATTCGCAACAAAATATTTTCTTTGTGCGTCGGTAAAAAAAAACATATTTTTTTGGAGAGGGAGACTATTTCACCAATCGAGTCACGGGTATCTGACATATTCATACCTAAGGATTTTCCACAAAGTGGTGACGAAACGTATAACTTGTACAAATCTTTCCATTTTCGATCCGATCCATTCGTTCGTAGAGCTATTTACTCGATCGCAGACATTTCTGCAACACCTCTAACAGAGGAACAAATAGTCAATTTTGAAAGAACTTATTGTCAGCCTCTTTCAGATATGAATCTATCTGATTCAGAAGGGAAGAACTTGTATCAGTATCTCAGTTTCAATTCAAACATGGGTTTGATTCACACTCCATGTTCTGAGAAATATTTACCATCCGGAAAGAGGAAAAAACGGAGTCTTTGTCTAAAGAAATGCGTTGAGAAACGGCAGATGTATAGAATCTTTCAACGAGATAGTGCTTTTTCAAATCTCTCAAAATGGAATCTGTTCCAAACATATATGCCATGGTTCCTTACTTCGACAGGGTGCAAATATCTAAATTTTACCCTTTTAGATACTTTTTCAGACCCATCGCCGATACTAAGTAGCAGTCAAAAATTTGTATCCATTTTTCATGATATTATGCATGGATCAGCATGGCCAATTCCTCAGAAGATTCTTCCACGATGGACTCTGATAAGTGAGATTTCGAGTAAGTGTTTACAGAATCTTCTTCTGTCCGAAGAAATGATTCATCGAAATAATGAGTCACCCGTTCCATTGATATGGACACATCTGAGATCAACAAATGCTCGGGAGTTCCTCTATTCAATCCTTTTCCTTCTTCTTGTTGCTGGATATCTCGTTCGTATACATCTTCTCTTTGTTTCCCGAGCCTCTAGTGAGTTACAGACAGAGTTAGAAAAGATCAAATCTTTGATGATTCCATCATACATGATTGAGTTGCGAAAACTTCTGGATAGGTATCCTACATCTGAACTGAATTCTTTCTGGTTAAAGAATCTCCTTCTAGTTGCTCTGGAACAATTAGGAGATTCTCTGGAAGAAATACGGGGTTCTGCTTCTGGTGGCAACATGCTATTGGGTGGTGGTCCCGCTTATGGGGTCAAATCAATACGTTCTAAGAAGAAATATTTGAATATCAATCTCATCGATCTCATAAGTATCATACCAAATCCCATCAATCGAATCACTTTTTCGAGAAATACGAGACATCTAAGTCGTACAAGTAAAGAGATCTATTCATTGATAAGAAAAAGAAAAAACGTGAACGGTGATTGGATTGATGATAAAATAGAATCCTGGGTCGCGAACAGTGATTCGATTGATGATGAAGAAAGAGAATTCTTGGTTCAGTTCTCCACCTTAACGACAGAAAAAAGGCAAATTCTATTGAGTCTGACTCATAGTGATCATTTATCAAAGAATGACTCTGGTTATCAAATGATTGAACAACCGGGATCAATTTACTTACGATACTTAGTTGACATTCATAAAAAGTATCTAATGAATTATGAGTTCAATAGATCCTGTTTAGCAGAAAGACGGATATTCCTTGCTCATTATCAGACAATCACTTATTCACAAACCTCGTGTGGGGCTAATAGTTTTCATTTCCCATCTCATGGAAAACCCTTTTCGCTCCGCTTAGCCCTATCCCCTTCTAGGGGTATTTTAGTGATAGGTTCTATAGGAACTGGACGATCCTATTTGGTCAAATACCTAACGACAAACTCCTATGTTCCTTTCATTACGGTATTTCCGAACAAGTTCCTGGATGACAAGCCTAAAGGTTATCTTATTGATGATATCGATATTGATGATAGTGACGATATCGATATTGATGATAGTGACGATATCGATATTGATGATAGTGACGATATTGATGATGACCTTGATACGGAGCTGCTAACTATGACGAATGTGCTAACTATGTATATGACGCCGAAAATAGACCGATTTGATATCACCCTTCAATTCGAATTAGCAAAAGCAATGTCTCCTTGCATAATATGGATTCCAAACATTCATGATCTGTATGTGAATGAGTCGAATTACTTATCCCTCGGTCTATTAGAGAACTATCTCTCCAGGGATTGTGAAAGATGTTCCACTAGAAATATTCTTGTTATTGCTTCGACTCATATTCCCCAAAAAGTGGATCCCGCTCTAATAGCTCCGAATAAATTAAATACATGCATTAAGATACGAAGGCTTCTTATTCCACAACAACGAAAGCACTTTTTCATTCTTTCATATACTAGGGGATTCCACTTGGAAAAGAAAATGTTCCATACTAACGTATTCGGGTCCATAACCATGGGTTCCAATGCACGAGATCTTGTAGTACTTATCAATGAGGCCCTATCAATTAGTATTACACAGAAGAAATCAATTATAGAAACTAATACAATTAGATCAGCTCTTCATAGACAAACTTGGGATTTGCGATCCCAGGTAAGATCGGTTCAGGATCATGGGATCCTTTTCTATCAGATAGGAAGGGCTGTTGCACAAAATGTACTTCTAAGTAATTGCCCCATAGATCCTATATCTATCTATATGAAGAAGAAATCATGTAAGGAAGGGGATTCTTATTTGTACAAATGGTACTTCGAACTTGGAACGAGCATGAAGAAATTAACGATACTTCTTTATCTTTTGAGTTGTTCTGCCGGATCGGTCGCTCAAGATCTTTGGTCTTCACCCGGACCCGATGAAAAAAATTGGATCACTTCTTATGGATTCGTTGAGAATGATTCTGATCTAGTTCATGGCCTATTAGAAGTAGAAAGCGCTCTGGTGGGATCCTTACGGACAGAAAAAGATTGCAGTCAGTTTGATAATAATCGAGTGACATTACTTCTTCGGTCCGAACCAAGGAATCAGTTAGATATGATGCAAAATGGATCTTGTTCTATCGTTGATCAGAGATTTCTATATGAAAAATACGAATCGGAGTTTGAAGAAGGGGAAGGAGCCGTCGACCCGCAACAGATAGAGGAGGATTTATTCAATCACATAGTTTGGGCTCCTAGAATATGGCGCCCTTGTGGCAATCTATTTGATTGTATCGAAAGGCCCACTGAATTGGGATTTCCCTATTGGGGCGGGTCATTTCGGGGCAAGCGGATCATTTATCATAAAGAGGATGAGCTTCAAGAGAATGATTCGGAGTTCTTGCAGAGTGGAACCATGCAGTACCAGACACGAGATAGATCTTCCAAAGAAGAAGGCTTTTTTCGAATAAGCCAATTCATTTGGGACCCTGCGGATCCATTCTTTTTCCTATTCAAAGATCAGCCCTTTGTCTCTGTGTTTTCACGTCGAGAATTCTTTGCAGATGAAGAGATGTCAAAGGGGCTTATTACTTACCAAACAAATCCTCCTACATCTATATATAAACGCTGGTTCATCAAGAATACGCAAGAAAAGCACTTCGAATTGTTGATTCATCGCCAGAGATGGCTTAGAACCAATAGTTCATTATCTAATGGATCTTTCCGTTCTAATACTCTATCCGAGAGTTATCAGTATTTATCAAATCTGTTCCTATCTAACGGAACGCTATTGGATCAAATGACAAAGACATTGTTGAGAAAGAGATGGCTTTTCCCGGATGAAATGAAACATTTGATTCATGTAACAGGAGAAAGATTTCCCATTCCTTAG
- the ndhB gene encoding NADH dehydrogenase subunit 2, translating into MIWHVQNENFILDSTRIFMKAFHLLLFHGSFIFPECILIFGLILLLMIDSTSDQKDRPWFYFISSTSLVISITALLFRWREEPIISFSGNFQTNNFNEIFQFLILLCSTLCIPLSVEYIECTEMAITEFLLFVLTATLGGMFLCGANDLITIFVAPECFSLCSYLLSGYTKRDVRSNEATTKYLLMGGASSSILVHGFSWLYGLSGGEIELQEIVNGLINTQMYNSPGISIALISITVGIGFKLSPAPFHQWTPDIYEGSPTPVVAFLSVTSKVAASASATRIFDIPFYFSSNEWHLLLEILAILSMILGNLIAITQTSMKRMLAYSSIGQIGYVIIGIIVGDSNDGYASMITYMLFYISMNLGTFACIVSFGLRTGTDNIRDYAGLYTKDPFLALSSALCLLSLGGLPPLAGFFGKLHLFWCGWQAGLYFLVSIGLLTSVVSIYYYLKIIKLLMTGRNQEITPYVRNYRRSPLRSNNSIELSMTVCVIASTIPGISMNPILAIAQDTLF; encoded by the exons ATGATCTGGCATGTACAGAATGAAAACTTCATTCTCGATTCTACGAGAATTTTTATGAAAGCGTTTCATTTGCTTCTCTTCCATGGAAGTTTCATTTTCCCAGAATGTATCCTAATTTTTGGCCTAATTCTTCTTCTGATGATCGATTCAACCTCTGATCAAAAAGATAGACCTTGGTTCTATTTCATCTCTTCAACAAGTTTAGTAATAAGCATAACGGCCCTATTGTTCCGATGGAGAGAAGAACCTATAATTAGCTTTTCGGGAAATTTCCAAACGAACAATTTCAACGAAATCTTTCAATTTCTTATTTTACTATGTTCAACTCTATGTATTCCTCTATCCGTAGAGTACATTGAATGTACAGAAATGGCTATAACAGAGTTTCTCTTATTCGTATTAACAGCTACTCTAGGAGGAATGTTTTTATGTGGTGCTAACGATTTAATAACTATCTTTGTAGCTCCAGAATGTTTCAGTTTATGTTCCTACCTATTATCTGGATATACCAAGAGAGATGTACGGTCTAATGAGGCTACTACGAAATATTTACTCATGGGTGGGGCAAGCTCTTCTATTCTGGTTCATGGTTTCTCTTGGCTATATGGTTTATCTGGGGGGGAGATCGAGCTTCAAGAAATAGTGAATGGTCTTATCAATACACAAATGTATAACTCCCCAGGAATTTCAATTGCGCTTATATCCATCACTGTAGGAATTGGGTTCAAGCTTTCCCCAGCCCCTTTTCATCAATGGACTCCTGACATATACGAAGGA TCTCCCACTCCAGTCGTTGCTTTTCTTTCTGTTACTTCGAAAGTAGCTGCTTCAGCTTCAGCCACGCGAATTTTCGATATTCCTTTTTATTTCTCATCAAACGAATGGCATCTTCTTCTGGAAATCCTAGCTATTCTTAGCATGATATTGGGGAATCTCATTGCTATTACTCAAACAAGCATGAAACGTATGCTTGCATATTCGTCCATCGGTCAAATCGGATATGTAATTATTGGAATAATTGTTGGAGACTCAAATGATGGATATGCAAGCATGATAACTTATATGCTGTTCTATATCTCCATGAATCTAGGAACTTTTGCTTGCATTGTATCATTTGGTCTACGTACCGGAACTGATAACATTCGAGATTATGCAGGATTATACACGAAAGATCCTTTTTTGGCTCTCTCTTCAGCCCTATGTCTCTTATCCCTAGGGGGTCTTCCTCCACTAGCAGGTTTTTTCGGAAAACTCCATCTATTCTGGTGTGGATGGCAGGCAGGCCTATATTTCTTGGTTTCAATAGGACTCCTTACGAGCGTTGTTTCTATCTACTATTATCTAAAAATAATCAAGTTATTAATGACTGGACGAAACCAAGAAATAACCCCTTACGTGCGAAATTATAGAAGATCTCCTTTAAGATCAAACAATTCCATCGAATTGAGTATGACTGTATGTGTGATAGCATCTACTATACCAGGAATATCAATGAACCCAATTCTTGCAATTGCTCAGGATACCCTCTTTTAG
- the rps7 gene encoding ribosomal protein S7 encodes MSRRGTAEEKTAKSDPIYRNRLVNMLVNRIMKHGKKSLAYQIIYRAVKKIQQKTETNPLSVLRQAIHGVTPDIAVKARRVGGSTHQVPIEIGSTQGKALAIRWLLGASRKRPGRNMAFKLSSELVDAAKGSGDAIRKKEETHRMAEANRAFAHFR; translated from the coding sequence ATGTCACGTCGAGGTACTGCAGAAGAAAAAACTGCAAAATCCGATCCAATTTATCGTAATCGATTAGTTAACATGTTGGTTAACCGTATTATGAAACACGGAAAAAAATCATTGGCTTATCAAATTATCTATCGAGCCGTGAAAAAGATTCAACAAAAGACAGAAACAAATCCACTATCTGTTTTACGTCAAGCAATACATGGAGTAACTCCCGATATAGCAGTAAAAGCAAGACGTGTAGGCGGATCGACTCATCAAGTTCCTATTGAAATAGGATCTACACAAGGAAAAGCACTTGCCATTCGTTGGTTATTAGGGGCATCCCGAAAACGTCCGGGTCGAAATATGGCTTTCAAATTAAGTTCCGAATTAGTAGATGCTGCCAAAGGGAGTGGCGATGCCATACGCAAAAAGGAAGAGACTCATAGAATGGCAGAGGCAAATAGAGCTTTTGCACATTTTCGTTAA